The DNA segment CCAACAACTTCTCAAACCAACTTCGATGATTCAGGTATCGCAGAAGAAAGGTCAGATTCAATTCCAATTGCAGGAGAGGACAGTAATGTTGGTGACAGTGATCTTATTTCTAATTCTCTTGATGTGATACGGTGTGAAAATGAAAAAAAGAACTCAGAATTGACAAAGGTTAAAAGGGAATTGTCTGAAAGCAAACTGAGTGAAGCACAGCTGAAGGAAAAAGTTGACCAACTTACAAAAGAAATTAAGAAGCTCCAAGAAGAGAAAGAGTCTCTTGAGCAAGAGCTCCACCAAAAGAAGACAGAAACAGAACAAACAACAGAAGAACTGCAGCAGGAGATAGCAAAACTTAAGTCCCAATTGCAAGAAAGGGAGGCTGCAGTTGAAAGTTTTAAGGATAAATTAGCAAGTACTGAGATTCAGAGCCGAGTAAAAATAAATGAACTCAAAGAAGAAATCAAATCTC comes from the Halichondria panicea chromosome 4, odHalPani1.1, whole genome shotgun sequence genome and includes:
- the LOC135334740 gene encoding putative leucine-rich repeat-containing protein DDB_G0290503 encodes the protein MSQASSNSIGSPTTSQTNFDDSGIAEERSDSIPIAGEDSNVGDSDLISNSLDVIRCENEKKNSELTKVKRELSESKLSEAQLKEKVDQLTKEIKKLQEEKESLEQELHQKKTETEQTTEELQQEIAKLKSQLQEREAAVESFKDKLASTEIQSRVKINELKEEIKSLQKEREELNTTVTKLQDDKDRQELKSREEIVCLREDLSKKKDEEAERRIELSTLQVEILKQKLQIEKYSSQELQKQVQALQILRGQSPTEDSEVHFKVGDSTLDPPKL